In a genomic window of Ipomoea triloba cultivar NCNSP0323 chromosome 3, ASM357664v1:
- the LOC116011983 gene encoding EIN3-binding F-box protein 1-like yields MPTLVNYSGDDDFLAGSSLCSADLGLMLSLGHVDVYCPSRKRARITGPFVVEVQEKKPSIEALPDECLFEIFRRLSGGRERSSAACVSKRWLMLMSSVRNSEIFRSKSHQDLSIADKVDGATNDVEMSPADEDLEVECDGYLSRSVEGKKATDVRLAAIAVGTSSRGGLGKLYVRGSNSARGITNVGLSAIGRGCPSLRVLSLWNVPNVGDEGLLEIARECRSLEKLDLCQCPSISNKGLVAIAERCTNITSLTIESCPNIGNEGLQAIGRYCTKLQCLTIKDCPLVGDQGVASLLSSASAVLTKVKLHALNITDFSLAVIGHYGKAITCLSLGALQNVSQKGFWVMGNAQGLQTLASLAITSCRGTTDVSLEALGKGCPNIKQMCLRKCCFVSDHGLVAFTKAAGSLESLQLEECNRITQAGILYAVSNCNKLKSLCVVKCMAIKDIAPETLVLSPCETLRSLSIRNCPGFGSTSLAMVGKLCPQLHHLDLSGLYGITDAAILPLLESCEAGLVKVNLSDCLNLTDEVVLALARLHGQTLEVLNLDGCRRVSDASLVAVAENCLLLNDLDVSKCSITDSGVAVLSRGVQMNLQILSLSGCSMVSSKSVPSLRKLGKSLLGLNLQHCNSMTCSAIELLVENLWRCDILS; encoded by the exons ATGCCTACTCTTGTTAATTACAGTG GTGATGATGACTTCCTTGCTGGGAGCTCATTGTGTTCTGCAGATTTGGGCCTCATGCTATCTCTTGGTCATGTGGATGTTTACTGCCCCTCTAGAAAGCGGGCGAGGATTACTGGCCCATTTGTTGTTGAAGTTCAGGAAAAGAAACCATCCATCGAAGCTCTTCCTGATGAATGCCTCTTTGAGATCTTTAGACGTTTGTCTGGAGGCCGTGAAAGGAGTTCCGCTGCTTGTGTTTCCAAGCGATGGCTCATGCTCATGAGTAGTGTCCGCAATTCTGAAATTTTCAGAAGCAAGAGCCATCAGGATCTATCTATTGCTGACAAAGTTGACGGGGCTACAAATGATGTAGAAATGAGCCCCGCTGATGAAGATCTCGAAGTAGAATGCGATGGGTACCTTTCAAGGTCTGTGGAAGGGAAGAAAGCTACTGATGTTAGATTGGCTGCCATTGCAGTCGGGACTTCAAGCCGTGGGGGACTCGGGAAGCTCTATGTTCGAGGGAGCAACTCTGCGCGTGGAATTACTAATGTTGGTCTATCAGCAATCGGGCGTGGTTGCCCATCCCTCAGGGTCCTATCGTTGTGGAATGTCCCTAATGTTGGAGATGAAGGTCTTTTAGAGATCGCAAGGGAATGCCGTTCATTGGAAAAGCTGGATCTATGCCAGTGTCCTTCAATTTCCAACAAAGGTCTTGTTGCAATTGCGGAAAGGTGCACCAATATAACCTCGTTGACAATCGAATCGTGCCCCAATATTGGTAACGAGGGCCTGCAAGCAATCGGAAGGTACTGTACTAAACTGCAGTGCCTCACCATCAAGGACTGCCCTCTAGTTGGCGATCAGGGTGTTGCGAGTCTGCTATCATCAGCTTCTGCGGTCTTAACAAAAGTGAAACTCCATGCTTTAAACATCACCGATTTCTCACTTGCTGTTATTGGACACTATGGCAAAGCGATTACTTGTCTTTCTCTCGGTGCGCTTCAGAATGTGAGCCAGAAGGGTTTTTGGGTTATGGGCAATGCCCAAGGTCTGCAGACTCTCGCTTCTTTGGCAATCACTTCGTGTAGGGGAACCACAGACGTTAGTCTTGAAGCATTGGGGAAGGGTTGTCCGAATATTAAACAGATGTGTCTTCGCAAGTGTTGCTTTGTGTCTGACCATGGGCTAGTGGCCTTTACTAAAGCCGCGGGATCCCTCGAAAGTTTGCAATTGGAGGAGTGCAACAGGATCACCCAAGCCGGTATTCTGTATGCTGTTTCAAATTGCAACAAGTTAAAGTCTCTTTGCGTGGTGAAGTGTATGGCCATCAAGGATATAGCTCCCGAAACTCTAGTTCTGTCCCCGTGCGAAACCCTTAGATCCTTGTCCATCCGAAACTGTCCGGGTTTTGGCAGCACTAGTTTGGCTATGGTGGGTAAGCTTTGCCCGCAGCTTCATCACTTGGACCTCAGCGGGCTTTATGGAATAACCGATGCTGCTATTCTCCCTCTTCTGGAGAGCTGCGAGGCAGGGCTTGTGAAGGTGAATCTTAGCGACTGCCTGAATTTGACGGACGAAGTGGTGCTAGCCCTAGCTAGGTTACACGGTCAGACGTTGGAAGTTTTGAATCTTGACGGCTGCAGGAGGGTTTCTGATGCGAGCTTGGTGGCAGTTGCTGAGAACTGCCTTTTACTTAATGATCTCGATGTTTCGAAATGTTCAATAACTGATTCCGGGGTTGCTGTGCTGTCTCGTGGCGTACAAATGAATCTACAGATTCTTTCGTTGTCGGGTTGCTCTATGGTATCGAGCAAGAGTGTTCCTTCTCTTAGGAAACTGGGAAAGAGTCTGCTCGGTTTGAATCTTCAGCACTGCAATTCCATGACTTGCAGTGCAATCGAATTGCTCGTGGAGAATTTGTGGAGGTGTGACATCCTCTCGTAA
- the LOC116013663 gene encoding CBL-interacting serine/threonine-protein kinase 24-like: MQRVKKKLGKYELGKTIGEGTFAKVKFAQNSETGEGVAIKVMAKSTILKHKMVEQIKQEISIMKIVRHPCIVRLHEVLSSQTKLYIVLEFVTGGELFDEIVHKGRLPEDKARLYFQQLLDAVAHCHSKGVYHRDLKPENLLLDSYGNLKVSDFGLSALPKQGVDLLHTTCGTPNYVAPEVLGHRGYDGAAADVWSCGVILYVLMAGYLPFNEPDLPTLYQKINAAEFVCPFWFSPGAVSLIQKILDPNPETRIKIEGIKNDPWFQKNYIPIQGRKDEKVSLDDVCAVFDDIEDEFVAEKSESTNNGPFIMNAFEMITLSQGLNLSPLFDRRQDYVKRQTRFVSRQPANVIISTIEAAAESMGLKVHTRNYKTRIEGVSANKAVNFAVVLEVFQVAPSLYMVDVRKAAGDTLEYHRFYKNLCEKIENVIWKSKEGD; this comes from the exons ATGCAGAGGGTGAAGAAAAAGTTGGGAAAGTATGAACTTGGCAAAACCATTGGTGAAGGGACTTTTGCCAAAGTTAAGTTTGCACAGAACTCAGAGACTGGTGAAGGTGTTGCAATCAAAGTCATGGCAAAGAGCACCATTCTTAAGCACAAAATGGTTGAACAG ATCAAACAAGAGATATCTATAATGAAGATTGTCAGGCATCCTTGCATTGTTCGCCTCCATGAG GTTTTATCTAGCcagacaaaattatatattgttttgGAATTTGTCACTGGAGGAGAACTATTTGACGAAATT GTTCATAAAGGCAGGCTTCCTGAGGATAAGGCAAGACTGTACTTCCAACAACTTCTAGATGCAGTTGCGCATTGCCATAGTAAGGGTGTTTATCACCGTGATCTGAAG CCAGAAAATCTGCTTCTTGATTCCTATGGCAACTTGAAAGTCTCTGATTTTGGACTGAGTGCATTGCCCAAGCAA GGAGTTGACCTACTTCATACCACATGTGGAACTCCAAACTATGTTGCGCCTGAG GTGTTAGGTCACCGTGGCTATGACGGAGCTGCTGCTGATGTTTGGTCGTGTGGAGTCATCCTATATGTTTTAATGGCTGGATATCTACCCTTTAACGAGCCAGACCTTCCAACATTGTATCAAAAg ATAAACGCAGCAGAGTTTGTATGTCCATTTTGGTTTTCTCCTGGTGCAGTATCATTGATACAGAAAATACTTGACCCCAACCCTGAGACT CGCATTAAGATTGAAGGGATAAAAAATGATCCATGGTTCCagaaaaattatattcctaTCCAAGGTAGAAAAGATGAAAAAGTGAGTTTGGATGACGTCTGTGCTGTTTTTGATGACATTGAG GATGAATTTGTAGCTGAAAAGTCTGAAAGTACCAACAATGGCCCTTTTATTATGAATGCTTTTGAAATGATTACTTTGTCTCAAGGGTTGAACCTCTCACCGTTGTTTGATAGGCGCCAG GATTATGTCAAGCGACAAACCCGTTTTGTGTCACGCCAACCTGCCAATGTCATCATATCTACAATTGAAGCAGCTGCAGAATCAATGGGACTAAAGGTCCATACGCGTAACTACAAG ACTAGAATTGAAGGTGTATCTGCAAACAAGGCGGTCAATTTCGCCGTTGTTTTGGAG GTTTTCCAAGTTGCCCCATCTCTTTACATGGTGGATGTCCGAAAGGCAGCTGGAGACACTCTTGAATATCACAGG TTCTACAAGAACTTGTGTGAAAAAATTGAGAACGTTATTTGGAAATCAAAGGAAGGGGATTGA